The proteins below are encoded in one region of Saccopteryx leptura isolate mSacLep1 chromosome 1, mSacLep1_pri_phased_curated, whole genome shotgun sequence:
- the KRT78 gene encoding keratin, type II cytoskeletal 78 isoform X1, whose amino-acid sequence MSLSPGRAQRGFSVCSASSASSRGQGRGHFSSRSFNSFGRCRGGSRRMAWGSEGRLRVRFGSGGPGLSLCPPGGIQEITINQDLLMPLKIEIDPQFQVVRTQETQEIRTLNNQFASFIDKVQFLEQQNKVLETKWHLLQQLGVSDSPRDLESFFEDYLAQLRKQLKELQTQRGALDAELKSCRDQEEEYKVKYEQEAHTRATVENDFVVLKKDVDGVFLSKMKLEGKLEALREHICFLSHLYKESSPQELGQLQTQASDMSVVLSMDNNRCLDFSDIVAEVRAQYEEITRSSKVEAEMLYQTKYRELQASVQLHADSMKETKAQVSQLQQAIGRLQSQTEALKKQNANLEATIADTEQHGKLALKDAQTKLAELEASLRTAKQDMAQLLREYQELMGTKLALDVEIATYRRLLEGEESWMSGGCTSQVTASMGGGSTILSGGAGDSTCGLTDGKGTFGPSCSSIVTGGFNAILGSEQGPVMGSCSVSGSGAGSSCRTILKRTVESSLKTSITY is encoded by the exons ATGTCTCTCTCGCCTGGCCGGGCCCAGAGGGGCTTCAGTGTTTGCTCAGCCTCTTCTGCTAGTTCCAGGGGCCAAGGAAGGGGGCACTTCAGTAGCAGGAGCTTCAATTCATTCGGGAGATGTCGAGGAGGCTCTCGTAGAATGGCCTGGGGGTCAGAGGGAAGGCTAAGAGTGAGGTTTGGAAGTGGTGGGCCTGGGCTTTCCTTGTGCCCTCCAGGGGGCATCCAGGAAATTACCATCAACCAGGATCTGCTGATGCCATTGAAGATTGAAATTGACCCCCAGTTCCAGGTGGTGAGGACTCAGGAGACCCAAGAGATCAGAACCCTCAACAACCAGTTTGCTTCTTTCATTGACAAG GTGCAATTCCTAGAGCAGCAGAACAAGGTCCTAGAAACCAAGTGGCACTTGCTGCAGCAGCTGGGGGTGAGTGACAGCCCTCGGGACCTGGAGTCTTTCTTTGAGGACTACCTAGCCCAGCTCAGGAAGCAGCTGAAGGAACTCCAGACACAACGAGGGGCTCTGGATGCTGAGCTGAAGTCCTGCCGGGACCAGGAGGAGGAGTATAAGGTCAA GTATGAGCAGGAGGCTCACACACGGGCCACGGTCGAGAATGACTTTGTAGTTCTCAAAAAG GATGTGGATGGGGTTTTCCTGAGCAAGATGAAGTTGGAAGGCAAGCTGGAGGCTCTGAGAGAGCACATCTGCTTCTTGAGTCATCTGTATAAAGAA TCTTCTCCACAGGAGCTGGGCCAGCTCCAGACCCAGGCGAGTGACATGTCTGTGGTGCTGTCCATGGATAACAACCGCTGCCTGGACTTCAGTGACATCGTTGCTGAGGTCCGTGCCCAGTATGAGGAGATCACCCGGAGCAGCAAAGTGGAGGCTGAGATGCTGTACCAGACCAAG TACCGGGAGCTTCAAGCGTCTGTCCAGCTCCATGCGGACAGCATGAAGGAAACCAAAGCCCAGGTGTCTCAGCTGCAGCAGGCAATTGGGAGGCTGCAGAGTCAGACTGAGGCCCTTAAGAAGCAG AATGCCAACTTGGAGGCCACAATCGCAGACACTGAACAGCATGGGAAGCTGGCTCTCAAGGATGCGCAGACCAAGCTGGCCGAGCTGGAGGCATCTCTGAGGACTGCCAAGCAGGATATGGCCCAGCTGCTGCGCGAGTACCAGGAGCTGATGGGCACCAAACTGGCCCTGGACGTGGAGATTGCCACCTACCGCAGGCTGCTGGAGGGCGAGGAGAGCTG GATGTCTGGAGGATGCACCAGCCAGGTCACTGCCT CCATGGGGGGAGGCAGCACCATCCTGTCTGGAGGAGCTGGTGATAGCACTTGTGGACTCACAGACGGGAAAGGCACTTTTGGGCCCAGCTGCTCCAGCATTGTGACTGGAGGCTTCAACGCCATCCTGGGCtctgagcagggcccagttatgGGTTCCTGCTCTGTGTCCGGCTCTGGCGCTGGCTCCAGCTGCCGCACCATCCTGAAGAGAACGGTTGAGTCAAGTCTCAAGACGTCCATCACATACTGA
- the KRT78 gene encoding keratin, type II cytoskeletal 78 isoform X2 translates to MSLSPGRAQRGFSVCSASSASSRGQGRGHFSSRSFNSFGRCRGGSRRMAWGSEGRLRVRFGSGGPGLSLCPPGGIQEITINQDLLMPLKIEIDPQFQVVRTQETQEIRTLNNQFASFIDKVQFLEQQNKVLETKWHLLQQLGVSDSPRDLESFFEDYLAQLRKQLKELQTQRGALDAELKSCRDQEEEYKVKYEQEAHTRATVENDFVVLKKDVDGVFLSKMKLEGKLEALREHICFLSHLYKEELGQLQTQASDMSVVLSMDNNRCLDFSDIVAEVRAQYEEITRSSKVEAEMLYQTKYRELQASVQLHADSMKETKAQVSQLQQAIGRLQSQTEALKKQNANLEATIADTEQHGKLALKDAQTKLAELEASLRTAKQDMAQLLREYQELMGTKLALDVEIATYRRLLEGEESWMSGGCTSQVTASMGGGSTILSGGAGDSTCGLTDGKGTFGPSCSSIVTGGFNAILGSEQGPVMGSCSVSGSGAGSSCRTILKRTVESSLKTSITY, encoded by the exons ATGTCTCTCTCGCCTGGCCGGGCCCAGAGGGGCTTCAGTGTTTGCTCAGCCTCTTCTGCTAGTTCCAGGGGCCAAGGAAGGGGGCACTTCAGTAGCAGGAGCTTCAATTCATTCGGGAGATGTCGAGGAGGCTCTCGTAGAATGGCCTGGGGGTCAGAGGGAAGGCTAAGAGTGAGGTTTGGAAGTGGTGGGCCTGGGCTTTCCTTGTGCCCTCCAGGGGGCATCCAGGAAATTACCATCAACCAGGATCTGCTGATGCCATTGAAGATTGAAATTGACCCCCAGTTCCAGGTGGTGAGGACTCAGGAGACCCAAGAGATCAGAACCCTCAACAACCAGTTTGCTTCTTTCATTGACAAG GTGCAATTCCTAGAGCAGCAGAACAAGGTCCTAGAAACCAAGTGGCACTTGCTGCAGCAGCTGGGGGTGAGTGACAGCCCTCGGGACCTGGAGTCTTTCTTTGAGGACTACCTAGCCCAGCTCAGGAAGCAGCTGAAGGAACTCCAGACACAACGAGGGGCTCTGGATGCTGAGCTGAAGTCCTGCCGGGACCAGGAGGAGGAGTATAAGGTCAA GTATGAGCAGGAGGCTCACACACGGGCCACGGTCGAGAATGACTTTGTAGTTCTCAAAAAG GATGTGGATGGGGTTTTCCTGAGCAAGATGAAGTTGGAAGGCAAGCTGGAGGCTCTGAGAGAGCACATCTGCTTCTTGAGTCATCTGTATAAAGAA GAGCTGGGCCAGCTCCAGACCCAGGCGAGTGACATGTCTGTGGTGCTGTCCATGGATAACAACCGCTGCCTGGACTTCAGTGACATCGTTGCTGAGGTCCGTGCCCAGTATGAGGAGATCACCCGGAGCAGCAAAGTGGAGGCTGAGATGCTGTACCAGACCAAG TACCGGGAGCTTCAAGCGTCTGTCCAGCTCCATGCGGACAGCATGAAGGAAACCAAAGCCCAGGTGTCTCAGCTGCAGCAGGCAATTGGGAGGCTGCAGAGTCAGACTGAGGCCCTTAAGAAGCAG AATGCCAACTTGGAGGCCACAATCGCAGACACTGAACAGCATGGGAAGCTGGCTCTCAAGGATGCGCAGACCAAGCTGGCCGAGCTGGAGGCATCTCTGAGGACTGCCAAGCAGGATATGGCCCAGCTGCTGCGCGAGTACCAGGAGCTGATGGGCACCAAACTGGCCCTGGACGTGGAGATTGCCACCTACCGCAGGCTGCTGGAGGGCGAGGAGAGCTG GATGTCTGGAGGATGCACCAGCCAGGTCACTGCCT CCATGGGGGGAGGCAGCACCATCCTGTCTGGAGGAGCTGGTGATAGCACTTGTGGACTCACAGACGGGAAAGGCACTTTTGGGCCCAGCTGCTCCAGCATTGTGACTGGAGGCTTCAACGCCATCCTGGGCtctgagcagggcccagttatgGGTTCCTGCTCTGTGTCCGGCTCTGGCGCTGGCTCCAGCTGCCGCACCATCCTGAAGAGAACGGTTGAGTCAAGTCTCAAGACGTCCATCACATACTGA